A region of the Curvibacter sp. AEP1-3 genome:
TGACGTGGTCCCCGGTGCTATAGCTGGATGCAGTCACTGCAAGTGCCTGCAGGTGGCCTTGTCTCAACAGCTGAGGCAAACGCTCCAGCGGGACGAGCTGTTGGAGCAGTTGGCCCAGTGGCGCGTTGTCCAGCAAGGACCGGGGCTTGATGCGCCGCCACTTCGCCAGCACCCAGCCCAGAGAGAGCAGGGTGATCCAGGTGGCTCCGGAGCGCAACATGCTCAGATGGTCCGCACGGTACACATCATGGGCGTGGAAGTTCTGCCATGTATGGGCAATTTTGCGGACGGTCCCGTCGAAATCGTCTGCCCCGCAAGCCAGCGCAGAGGCGTTGATGGCGCCCGCAGATGTGCCAGCAATGATGGGAAAGGGGTTGGGTTGCCAGCCGGCACCGCAGGCCAGGCGCAAATCGGCGATCGCCTCGAGGACCCCCACCTGATAGGCGGCACGTGCGCCCCCTCCGGTCAGCAGCAGGCCGGTCATGGGGACAGCGGGCGTGGCAGCACTCATGGTGTCCATTATGAAAAGCCCGGTGCGCTTGTAAATAGAAAAGTGTGCGGGGTTAACCCTCGATATCCGGACTACCGATTGCACCTCGGGCTGTCGCGGGTTTGGTCCCTTGGATAGACTCGCCGGATTCAGGAGTTTTTATGGCGTTTACCGAACAAGACATCACCCAGGCCTTGCAGAGCCTGACCGACCCGAACACCGGCGCCACCTTTTCCAGCGCCAAAGCATTTAAAAACATCAAGCTTCAAGGCACTGAAGTGCATCTGGACTTGGAGCTGGGCTACCCCGCCAAGAGCCAATGGCCAGCGCTGGTGGAACTGGTAAGCCAGGCAGCACGCACGGTAGCTGGCGTGGGTACTGTGACCGTCACCCCCAAGCTCAACATCGTGCCCCATGCGGTGCAGCGTGGCGTGCAGTTGCTGCCCGGTGTGAAAAACATTGTGGCGGTGGCATCCGGCAAGGGCGGCGTGGGCAAGAGCACGACTGCGGCCAACCTGGCATTGGCGCTGGCGGCCGAGGGTGCGCGCGTCGGTTTGCTCGATGCAGACATTTATGGCCCTAGCCAGCCCATGATGATGGGCATTGAAGGCCGGCCCGACACGGCGGATGGCAAAACCATGGAGCCCATGGAGAACCACGGAGTGCAGGTCATGTCCATCGGCTTTCTGGTGGATGGCGACCAGGCCATGATCTGGCGCGGCCCCATGGCGACCCAGGCCTTGGAGCAACTGCTGCGTCAGACCAACTGGAAAGAGCTGGATTACCTCGTCGTGGACATGCCCCCCGGCACCGGCGACATCCAGCTCACCCTGAGCCAGCGGGTGCCCTTGACCGGTGCCGTGGTGGTGACCACTCCGCAAGACATTGCCCTCCTGGACGCAAAAAAGGGCATCAAGATGTTTGAGAAAGTCGGCGTGCCGATTCTGGGCATTGTGGAAAACATGGCGGTGCATGTGTGCAGCAACTGCGGCCATGTGGAACACATCTTCGGTGCTGATGGTGGCAAGAAAATGGCAGCCGGGTATGGCATGGACTACCTGGGCGCCTTGCCTCTGGCATTGCACATCCGTGAGCAGGCTGATAGTGGTCGCCCGACGGTAATTGCAGATCCGGAAAGCGAAGTGGCAGGTCTTTACAAGGGCATCGCCCGCCAGGTTGCTGTGAAGATTGCGGCACAGTCCAAAGACTTCTCCAGCAAGTTCCCGACCATCACCATCAGCAAAAACAGCTGACCGGACCGGACGCGGCATGAACCTGCTCTCCTCCCTGAGGTACCTGGTGGCGCTCGATGAGCACCGCCACTTTGCCCGGGCGGCGCAGGCCTGCCACATCACCCAGCCGGCGCTCTCCAATGCGCTGCGGGCATTGGAAGAAGAGTTCGAGGTGGTCATCGTGCGTCGGGGGCGCACTTTTGTGGGCTTTACCCCCGAAGGCGAGCAGGTGCTGGAATCCGCGCGGCGCATGCTGCATGAGCACAAGGTGTTGGCGCAGTCATTGCGCAGCACTGCGAATCAACCTACCGGGCGCCTGATCGTCGGGGCGGTTCCTACCGCGGTACCGGTTGCGGCCCGGTTCGCGGCCATGTTGCAGGCCAAGTACCCTGAGGTCATGCCGGTCGTGTTGTCCTTGAGTTCGACCGAACTGGAAAAGCGGCTGGAGAGTTTGTCCATCGACTTGGCACTGGGCTACACCGAGCGCATGGATCAACGCGAGGTACAGCTCACCGCGTATCCCCAATACAACGAACACTACTTCCTGTTACGAAAAGCTTCGCGCGTGCACGCTGTTGAATTGCAGATCGGCGAACCCATCCGGTGGAAGGATGCGGCAGAGCTGCCTCTGTGCCTGCTGACGCCGGAAATGCACAACCGCACGATCGTCGACGCTTCCTTTGCGGCCGCGGGTTGCAAGCCACGCGCCATTATTGAGACCAACTCCATCCTCACCATGGCGCTGAGCGTGGTGGCAGGGCAGGTGTGCAGCGTGATGCCAGGCGCTCTTGTGTCGGCCGTACGCGGTTATCGCGAGCTGGAAGCCCTACCGCTTGTCACGCCGCAGGTGCTCACCCCCATCAGCTTCATGGCGCATGCGGCGGTGCGTCCGTCGCGGGCCATGGAGGCAGCTATTTCCCTCGCACAGGATGGCGCTTGGTTGCGCCATGCTGCGACGCACACGGGACTCTTAACCTCGCTTTAATTTGATTTAGATCAGTGAAATTGGTGTACAAACCCAAAATTCCTTAAGTCGGGAATTTTGTAGGGGCTTCCTACGATGTGCAAAGCCCCTACAGTTTTGGAGAACAACACCGATGCTCTTTTTCACCGGGCTACAGCGCCGTGTAAACAACGGCGCGCGCAAATTGGCCGCAGGATTGAACGGTGCCTTCACACTGGACATGGCGCAGCGCGTGAATGTGCAAGGCCGTAACGTCGGGACCTTGCGCAATGGCTCCCGGGTTTTGAACCTGGATTTCGCACTGCCCGATAGCTTTACCGGACAGACGGGCATGGTTGCCACCGTGTTTGCACGGGACGGCGACGATTTCATCCGTGTGACCACGTCGGTTCGCAAACTGGACGGCGAACGCGCCGCTGGCACCCCTCTCGACCGCTCACAGCCTGCCTACACCGATGTCATGCA
Encoded here:
- the apbC gene encoding iron-sulfur cluster carrier protein ApbC, which translates into the protein MAFTEQDITQALQSLTDPNTGATFSSAKAFKNIKLQGTEVHLDLELGYPAKSQWPALVELVSQAARTVAGVGTVTVTPKLNIVPHAVQRGVQLLPGVKNIVAVASGKGGVGKSTTAANLALALAAEGARVGLLDADIYGPSQPMMMGIEGRPDTADGKTMEPMENHGVQVMSIGFLVDGDQAMIWRGPMATQALEQLLRQTNWKELDYLVVDMPPGTGDIQLTLSQRVPLTGAVVVTTPQDIALLDAKKGIKMFEKVGVPILGIVENMAVHVCSNCGHVEHIFGADGGKKMAAGYGMDYLGALPLALHIREQADSGRPTVIADPESEVAGLYKGIARQVAVKIAAQSKDFSSKFPTITISKNS
- a CDS encoding LysR family transcriptional regulator: MNLLSSLRYLVALDEHRHFARAAQACHITQPALSNALRALEEEFEVVIVRRGRTFVGFTPEGEQVLESARRMLHEHKVLAQSLRSTANQPTGRLIVGAVPTAVPVAARFAAMLQAKYPEVMPVVLSLSSTELEKRLESLSIDLALGYTERMDQREVQLTAYPQYNEHYFLLRKASRVHAVELQIGEPIRWKDAAELPLCLLTPEMHNRTIVDASFAAAGCKPRAIIETNSILTMALSVVAGQVCSVMPGALVSAVRGYRELEALPLVTPQVLTPISFMAHAAVRPSRAMEAAISLAQDGAWLRHAATHTGLLTSL